Within Alcaligenes sp. SDU_A2, the genomic segment AGGGCGTGCGCATAAGCTGGGCATCTGGCAGATGCGCACCTGGAATCCGCGCGACTACACAAGCGATGTGCATCGTACGGTGGACGACCGCCCCTACGGCGGCGGCCCGGGCATGGTCATGCTGGCCGATCCTTTGAATGATGCGCTGGACCATGCATTGGCGGATCGCGGCGATGCGCCTGCTGTCATTTTGCTCAGCCCCACCGGGCGGCGCTTTGATCAGGCGGTCGCGCAAGAGTTGGCCCAGGGGCCGGGCGCGGTGTTGGTCTGCGGCCGCTACGAAGGCATCGATCAGCGTTTTATCGACGCCCGCGTCACGCAGGAGTTGTCTCTGGGCGACTTTGTGCTGTCCGGCGGCGAGATTGCGTCGCTGGCTATCATCGATAGTGTGGTGCGTTTGTTGCCGGGGGTATTGAATGACGCGGATTCGGCCCGTCAGGACTCTTTTCATGCCGCCAACAGTGGTCTGCTGGACAGTCCGCACTACACTCGCCCCGAGGTGTACCGCGGGGAAGCGGTTCCCGAGGTCTTGATGTCCGGCCATCACGGCCGCATTCAGGCCTGGCGGCGCGAACAATCGCTGCGGCTGACGGCAACGCGCCGCCCCGAATTAATTCTTCTGGCGCGCGAACGCGGCGAGTTGAGCAAGGCCGACGAGCGCTTCCTGGCCGCCTTGGCCGAACCGGGAGAGCAGGGCGGGTCTTGATGGCTTGCCTGGGCGGGCCTTTGCGCATTGGGCCTGGCGCTGCTTTTTCTGGCGTCATCAAAAAGATCGTGGGCCGTTTATGCGCAGACCCTGCCTTGTGTGGACGGTTCAATCTGAGTCGATAAAAAAGGCCCTGCATCATGCAGGGCCTTTTTGTTGGGCGAGGTGTGGATCAGCTCAGGCGTTCGAATTGCTGCTGTACCTTGGCCAGTGTTTCGCCGAACTGGGCGACGCGCTGGCGCTCCTGCTCCACCACGGCAGCCGGAGCGCGTTCCACGAAGCTGGCATTGCCTAGTTTGCCTTCCGCCTTGCGGATTTCGCCTTGCAGGCGCTCGATTTCCTTGGAGAGGC encodes:
- the trmD gene encoding tRNA (guanosine(37)-N1)-methyltransferase TrmD, which codes for MRFDALTLFPDMFNLVSEAGVTGRAHKLGIWQMRTWNPRDYTSDVHRTVDDRPYGGGPGMVMLADPLNDALDHALADRGDAPAVILLSPTGRRFDQAVAQELAQGPGAVLVCGRYEGIDQRFIDARVTQELSLGDFVLSGGEIASLAIIDSVVRLLPGVLNDADSARQDSFHAANSGLLDSPHYTRPEVYRGEAVPEVLMSGHHGRIQAWRREQSLRLTATRRPELILLARERGELSKADERFLAALAEPGEQGGS